Within Microterricola gilva, the genomic segment CGCGTTCAAGGAAGACGCGTCGGCACCGGCTGGCCTCGCCGTCGATTACGACAAGTTCGCAGCCCACTGCGACTTCCTGATCGAGAACGGATGCCGCGGCGTCGGCCCGAACGGCTCGCTCGGCGAGTACTCCAGCCTCACCGACGAGGAGCGTCGCCGCGTCATCCAGGTGGCCGTCGAGACCGTCGCGGGGCGCGGCCTGGTCGTCGCCGGCGTGCACGGTGTCGGCTGGCACCAGGCCGTGCAGTGGGCCGAGTACGCCAAGGAGGACGGCGCGGACGGTGTGCTGCTGCTGCCGCCGACGATCTACAGGGCCAACCGGGCAGAGGTCATCGAGCACTACGCCAAGGTGAACGAGGTCGGGCTGCCGATCATGCTCTACAACAACCCGATCGACACCAAGGTCGACCTCACGCCCGATCTGGTCGCCGAGCTCGCCCAGCTCGAAAACGTCGTCGCGATCAAGGAGTTCACGACCGACATCCGTCGCGTGCTCGAGATCCAGGAGCTCTGCGACATCGACGTCATCGCCGGAGCGGACGACCTGCTGTTCGAGTCGCTCGTCGTCGGTGCGACCGGCTGGTTCGCCGGCTACCCGAACGCGTTCCCGAAGGAGGCCGTCGAGATCTACACCCTGGTCAAGGAGGGTCGGATCGAGGAGGCGCGCGAGCTCTACAAGGCGCTCGTTGCCGTCTTCCGCTGGGACTCCAAGACCGAGTTCGTGCAGGCGATCAAGCTGTCGATCGACATCGCCGGGCAGAGCTACGGTGGCCGTACGCGTCCGCCGCGCGGACCGCTCAGCACGGAGACCGAGTCCCGCGTGCGCGCAGACACCGAGAAGGCGCTCGCGTACATCGCGGGCCGCTGAGCACCGCCGGAGACCTCGAGGAGCAGACGATGCGTTCAACGCGACTGATCAATGCCGTCGATTCGCACACGGAGGGGATGCCGACGCGCGTCGTCACGGGCGGCGTCGGCGTCATCCCCGGCGAGACGATGAACGAGAAACGGCTCTACTTCATGGAGCATCTCGACGACATCCGCCTGTTCCTGATGAACGAGCCGCGTGGGCACGCCGCGATGAGCGGAGCGATTCTGCAGCCGCCGACGCGGGAGGACTGCGACTGGGGAGTCGTCTACATCGAGGTCTCCGGCTGCCTGCCGATGTGTGGGCACGGCACCATCGGTGTCGCAACGGTGCTCGTCGAGACCGGCATGGTCGAGGTGATCGAGCCGGTCACGACGATCCGGCTCGACACCCCGGCCGGGCTGGTCATCGCGCGCGTCGCGGTCAGCGACGGGCACGCCGACTCGGTCACCATCGAGAATGTGCCGAGCTACGTCGACGTGCTCGACGCCAGCATCGAGGTGCCCGGCCTCGGCACCGTCCCATACTCGATGGCATTCGGCGGCAACTTCTACGCGATGGTCGAGCTCGATGCCGTCGGGCTCCCGTTCGACCGCGCCCACCAGCAGGCCATCATCGAGGCCGGGCTCGCGATCATGGACGCCATCAACACCACGGCGCCCCCGAGGCACCCGTCGATCCAGGGGGTCGACCACTGCCACCACGTCGAGTTCATCGCCCCCGGCTCCGATGCCGCGCACTCCAGGCACGCGATGGCGATCCATCCTGGCTGGTTCGACCGCTCCCCGTGCGGAACGGGCACGTCCGCGCGCATGGCCGAGCTCTGGGCGCGCGGGGAACTGGCCCTGGACACGGACTTCGTCAACGAGTCGTTCATCGGCAGCCGTTTCATCGGCAGGCTCATCGCCGAGACGGACGTCGACGGGCGCCCGGCCGTCATCCCGACCATCACCGGGCGGGCATGGGTGACGGGGATCGGGCAGTACATGCTCGACCCGGCCGACCCGTTCCCGACCGGCTTCACGTTCTAGAACACCGCACGTCGACCAAGGAGTCACCATGAGCACCACCGCCACCCAGGACCTGGACGCGATCGCTGCTGCGGCCGCTGCCGCAGCCGAGCCATTCGCCGCGACGAACCCGCGCGAGCGGGCGGCGGCGATCGTGGCGGTCGCCGCGGCGCTCGAGGGCGCGGCAGACGAACTCGTCGCCATCGCGGAGCGGGAGACCGGCCTCAGCGAGGCCAGGCTGCGCGGCGAGCTCACGCGCAGCTGCGTGCAGCTGCGCCTGTTCGCGGACACGGTCGTCGACGGCGGCTACCTCGATGTGCGCATCGACGAGGCCGACCCCGGTTTCGTGCTCGGCCCGCGGCCCGATGTGCGCCGCTATCTGATCCCGCTCGGCCCCGTGCTGAACTTCGCGGCGAGCAACTTCCCCTTCGCCTTCTCCGTCGCCGGCGGTGACTCCGCTGCCGCGCTCGCCGCCGGCTGCCCCGTGATCGTCAAGGGGCACTCCGGGCACCCGGAGCTCTCGGCACGCACGGCGCAGATCGTCGCGGCGGCCCTGGCCGACGCCGGCATGCCGCACGGCGTCTTCCAGCTCGTCACCGGTCAGCAGGAGGGCGTCGCGATGCTCAAGGACCCGCGGGTCAAGGCTGGGTCATTCACCGGATCGATCCCTGCAGGGCGGATGCTCGCCGACATCGCGGCGGAGCGCCCGGCCCCGATCCCCTTCTTCGGCGAGCTCGGCAGCGTCAACCCGGTGTTCGTGACACGGGCGGCGCTCGAGGAGCGCGGTGACGCGATCGCCACCGGCCTCGTCACCAGCGTGGCCGGGTCAGCCGGTCAGCTCTGCACCAAGCCCGGGTTCGTCTTCGTGCCTGCCGGGCACGGGCTCGACCCCGCGATCGCGGATGCCGCGGCAGCCGTTCCGGAGCACCGCATGCTGAATCAGCGGATCGCGGCCGGCTTCGCCGATCGCCGCGCCGCCATCCTGGCTGCGCCAGGCGTTCGCGTGGTGGCAGCCGGATCCGTGCGCCTCGATCAGGACGGCCACGGCTGGGTGACACCGAGCATCGTCGCCGTCTCGCTCGCCGATCTGATCGCCGGGCGGGCCGAGCTCCTGGACGAGTGCTTCGGCCCGCTCTCGATCCTCGTCGAGTACGACGAGGATGCCGATCTCGCCGCCATCGTGCCGACGCTGTTCGAGGGCAACCTGACGGCCACCGTGCACGCGGGCGACTCCGAGGACGCGCCGGCGCTTCGTGCTCTCGTGCGCGTGTTGACCGGTCATGCAGGACGCGTGCTGTTCGGCGGCTGGCCGACCGGTGTCGCGGTGACGCCCGCGATGCAACACGGCGGCCCGTGGCCGGCCACAACCAACGATTCCAGCACCTCGGTCGGCACCGCCGCGATCGGCCGGTTCCTCCGTCCTGTCGCCTATCAGGGCGCGGCAGAGCACCTGCTCCCCGCGCCCCTCCGCTCGGCCAACCCGTGGAACGTGCCGCAGCGCTTCGCGCCGGCCGGCGAGTCCGCGAGCTGGGGAAGCGCCTCCCGCTGAGCCACGAGGTGCAGGCTGCCCCCGTGTCCGAATCGTGATCGACGAGAGGATGCGGGGGCTTCCCCCACACCATCGCACTATGTAACATGTCACACAGCAGACTCAGCTCCACCTCACGGGCGCAGAACCCGGCGCCCGATCCGACGATCCACTGACGTATCCCGGAAGGAACACCATGACAATGCACGGACAACCACGAGCCGCCCGCGCGCTCGTCCCACTCGCCCTGGCGGCAACGGCCGCACTGATCCTCTCCGGCTGCGCCGGTGGCCTCGGCGGGCAGGACACCGGGGGCGGGGACAGCGCAGACGGCCCCATCAAGCTCGGCATGCTCGCGCCGTTCTCCGGCTCGGAGTCGGCATTCGGCGTCTACATGGAGAACGGCGGCCAGCTCGCCGTCGACGAGATCAACGCGGCAGGCGGCATCGACGGGCGCGAGCTCGAACTGATCACAGAGGACGACGCCTGCGACGCGACCGCCTCCGTCGCCGCCGCGAACAAGCTCGTCACCCAGGGCATCGTCGCCTCGGTCGGCGGCTACTGCTCCGGCGCGACCCTGCCGACGTTGCCGATCTTCAACGATGCCGGCATCCCCATGGTGATCCCGGCCGCGAACTCGAACAAGCTCGTCGACGCCGGACTCGACACGGTGTTCCTCATCAATGGAACCGGAACGCAGCAGGCGGCGGCGACGCTGAAGTACGCGCTCAAGTCCGGCGCGACCAAGGTCGCGGTGCTGAACGACAACACTGACTACTCCAAGGACCTGGCGACGTCGTTCGTCAACCAGGCAACGGAGGACGGCACCCTGGAGATCGTGCTCGACCAGTCGGTCACGCCGGGCGAGAAGGACTACTCGGCGAACGTGAACAACGTGATGAACGCCAACCCGGACTTCGTGGTCTGGACCGGCTACTACCAGGAGGGCGCTCTCATCACGCGCCAGCTCATCGACGCCGGCTACACCGGCCCGATCCTCGTCGGTGACGGCAGCGTCGACAAGAAGTTCGCCGAGATCGCCGGCCCCGGCTACACCGACACCGTTGTCGGCACCTTCACCCAGACGCCGGACATGCTCGAGGGCGCTGGCGACTGGATCGCCTCGTACACCGAGGCCTTCGGCGCAGACCCCGGCCCGTACTCGACTCAGTCGTACGACGCCGTGCGGGTCATGGCCGAGGCCATCTCGAACGCCGGCTCGACCGAGACGGATGCCGTCGTCGCCGCGCTGCGCGAGCTCGACGGGTTCCCGATCTTCTCCGGACCGCTCACCTTCACGGAGGAGGGCACCCTCAGCGAGGGCGGCTTCGCCATCGTGCAGATCGGCCCGGACGGCACCTTCGTGCTGAAGGACGACCTCCAGAGCTAACCGACCGCGTGCGGGCGCGGCCACCGTGCCGCGCCCGCACCCTGCAGTGAGGATCGCCCTCCCGTGATTGACTTCTTCAGCGACCAGCTGTTCCAGCTGGTGTGGAACGGACTGTTCGTCGGCTCGTTCTACGCGCTCGTGGCCCTCGGCTACAGCATGGTCTACGGCATCATCAAACTCCTGAACTTCGCCCACGGCGACATCTACATGCTCGGCTCGTTCATCGCCTTCGTCGTGCTCGGCGGAGCGGTCGGACTGCTCGGAACGGCATCGCTGCCGATCCTGCTGCTCGTGCTGCTGATCACCATGATCCTCACCGGCGGTATCGGCGTACTGATCGAGCGGGTGGCGTACAAGCCGCTGCGCTCGAGCCCCAGGCTGGCCGTGCTCATCACCGCCGTCGGCGTGTCATTCACGATCGAGTACGGCGTGCGTCTCATCTTCGGCGCGGAGCCCAAGGTCTTCCCGTTCCGGATGGGCGGCGAGACGTTCTCGGTCCTCGGCGGCCGGATCTCGCTGCCCCAGGTCGTGCTGATGCTGATCGCCGGCGGCCTGATGTGGATCCTGCAGGCGTACATCATGCGCTCCCGTGAGGGGCGGGCGATGCGCGCCATCGCGCTGGACCCTCGGGCCTCCCTCCTGATGGGCGTCAACGTCGACCGGGTGATCTCGCGCACCTTCTTCATCGGCTCGGCCCTCGCCGGAGCTGCCGGCGTCATGGCCGGCGCCTACTACGGCTCCATCGACTTCCTGATGGGCTTCACCATCGGGCTCAAGGCCTTCACGGCCGCCGTCATCGGCGGGATCGGGAACCTCTACGGCGCCATGCTCGGCGGGCTCGTGCTCGGCCTGCTCGAGTCGTTCGGCACCTTCGTGCTCGGTGGTGAGTGGCGCGATGTGTTCACCTTCGCCTGCCTGATCCTGTTCCTCTCGATCCGACCGACCGGCATCCTCGGCGCCCGCGTCGTGGAAAGGATGTGATCTGCGTGACCGACAAGACCCTGCTCCCGCGGCTGGACCGCCTCTCCCGCATCACGGCACCGCTGCCGATGCGCGAGCGCCCTCCTGCGCTCAGCGGCCTGCTGGCGCCGAAGCGGTTCATGAGCATGCTCGGCCTGGTGCTCTTCCTCTGCGCGCTGCTGCTGCCATTCATCACCGCCTCGCCCTACGTCATCTCCATCCTCACCTCGGCGTTCATCTACGTGATGATCGCGATGGGGCTGAACGTCGTCGTCGGCTACGCCGGCCTGCTCGACCTGGGCTACATCGCCTTCGTCGCCGTCGGCGCGTACACCTCCGGCATCCTCTCGACCCAGTTCGGCTTCACCATGCTGGAGACGGTCCCGTTCGTGATCCTCGCCTGCATCCTCGCCGGCCTGATCATCGGCGGCCCGACGCTGCGGCTGCGCTCGGACTACCTCGCGATCGTCACCCTCGGTTTCGGCGAGATCATTCGCATCACGGCCACCAACCTCGAGGTGACCGGTGGCGCCAGCGGCATCCACGGCATCCCGACCTGGGAGTTCTTCGGTTGGTCGTTCGCCGACGGGGTCGAGCTCGGCGGCATCTTCTTCAGCGCGAAGGTGTTGTTCTACTACTTCGTCGTGTTCATCGCACTCGGCGTCGCGACCGTCGGCGCAGCGAGGTTGGCAGGCGGCAAGCTCGGCCGGGCGTGGAAGTCGGTGCGCGACGATGAGGACGCCTCGGAGGCGATGGGCATCAACGGCTACAAGGCCAAGCTCTCCGCCTACGTGATCGGCGCGGTCTGGGGCGGCGTCGCCGGTTCCCTGCTCGCGACCCACCTGAGCGCGATCTCGCCGCCGAGCTTCGAGTTCCTCTACTCGGCACTCGTGCTCATGGCCGTCGTACTCGGCGGAATGGGCTCAACCCCCGGCGTCATCATCGGTGCGCTCTTCGTCTCGCTCGCACCAGAGTTCCTCCGTGACTTCGCGGAGTGGCGCTACCTGATCTTCGGCGTGCTGCTCGTCGTCGTGATGATCTTCCGGCCGGCTGGACTCTGGCCGGCGAACTACGTGCTGCCGTTCCTGAAGAAGCGCGTCGCCCCGCCGGTGCCGACCACGAACATCCCGTGGGCCGCGGCGTCCAAGGCCGACATCGCCGCCGCGGAGGAGGAGCTGGACGCCGCAGCGCCAGGGCCACCGGCCGCGCCCCTGGCCGGGCAGGGCCCCGTGAGCCAGCAGGATGCCACCGAGCAAGGGAGCCGGCAATGACCCAGGTGACGGAGACCCAGCCGAGCGACGCAGCGCAGCGGGGCGAGCTCCTGCTCTCGGTGCGCGACCTGGCCGTGCACTTCGGCGGCGTGCGCGCCGTCGACGGACTGAGCTTCGATGTGCACGAGGGTGAGATCGTCTCGGTGATCGGGCCGAACGGAGCGGGCAAGACGAGCGCGTTCAACTGCATCACGGGCTTCTACCGCCCGAATGCCGGCCGCGTGCTCTTCGGCGGCGAGGACATCACGCGGGTGCGGCCGTCGACCATCACCATGAACGGCATGGCGCGCACCTTCCAGAATCTCCGCCTGTTCTCCGACATGAGCGTTCTCGACAACGTGAAGACCGCGATGCACAGCCGGATCAGGCAGAACGTCTTCGACCAGCTCCTGCACACGCGGCGCTACCGGGAGAGCGAGCGGAGGTGCACGCTCGACGCCCGCGGCTGGCTCGACTTCGTCGGCTTCCGCGGCGACGAGGAGCTGTTCGTCACCCAGCTTCCATACGGCGAGCAGCGCCGCGTCGAGATCGCCCGTGCCCTCGCCTCCCAGCCGCGGCTGTTGCTGCTCGACGAGCCCGGAGCCGGTCTCAACCACCAGGAGAAGGCCGAGCTGATGGTGCTGATCCGGCGGATCCAGCAGCTCGGGGTCGGGATCGTGCTGATTGAACACGACATGGGTCTCGTCATGGAGGTGTCTGAGCGCATCGTGGTGCTGAACTTCGGCAAGGAGATCGCAGACGGAACCCCCGTCGAGATCAAGAACAACCCGGCTGTCATCGAGGCCTACCTCGGAGCGGAGGAGACGGAATGAGCGTGCTCGTACTCGACCAGGTCGAGCTGTTCTACCACAGGGTGCAGGCGCTGCGCGGGCTCAGCATCGAGGTGCACGAGGGCGAGATCGTCGCCCTGCTCGGCAACAACGGCGCAGGCAAGACCTCGACGCTGTCGATGATCTCCGGTCTCGTGCGCCCGCGCTCCGGCACGGTGCGCTGGGGTGACGCCGACCTCACCGCGATGAACCCGTGGGACATCGTCGGCGCCGGGCTGCTGCACATCCCGGAGGGCAGGCGCATCTTCTCCACGATGACGGTGCACGAGAACCTGCTCATCGGCGGCTACCTCGTCGCCGACCAGAAGCTGGTGCTCGACCGCATCGAGCAGGCCTATGCGCTGATGCCGCGCCTGGCCGAGCGCCGGGCGCAGCAGGGCGGAACGCTGTCAGGCGGCGAGCAGCAGATGCTCGCCCTCGGCCGCGCCCTGGTCGGAGGCCCCAAGCTCCTCCTGCTCGACGAACCGTCGATGGGGCTGGCCCCGCTCGTGGTGAAGCAGGTGATGGAGATCATCGCCGCCGTCAAGGCGCAGGGCACGACGGTGCTCCTGGTCGAGCAGAACGCGCGTGCCGCGCTGCGGATCGCCGACCGCGCCTACGTGCTCGAGAGCGGAGCGGTGACGATGTCGGGGCCGGCGGCGGAACTCGCCGCCGACCCCCGTGTGATCGAGGCCTACCTCGGCGCCTGAGCCGCGTCGGCGGATGCCGCGGGGAGCAGCCGGAACACCTCGGCGGCGACGACGAGGTCCTGCCAGCCCTGTCCGACGCTCTTGAAGACCCG encodes:
- a CDS encoding ABC transporter ATP-binding protein → MTQVTETQPSDAAQRGELLLSVRDLAVHFGGVRAVDGLSFDVHEGEIVSVIGPNGAGKTSAFNCITGFYRPNAGRVLFGGEDITRVRPSTITMNGMARTFQNLRLFSDMSVLDNVKTAMHSRIRQNVFDQLLHTRRYRESERRCTLDARGWLDFVGFRGDEELFVTQLPYGEQRRVEIARALASQPRLLLLDEPGAGLNHQEKAELMVLIRRIQQLGVGIVLIEHDMGLVMEVSERIVVLNFGKEIADGTPVEIKNNPAVIEAYLGAEETE
- a CDS encoding branched-chain amino acid ABC transporter permease, with the translated sequence MTDKTLLPRLDRLSRITAPLPMRERPPALSGLLAPKRFMSMLGLVLFLCALLLPFITASPYVISILTSAFIYVMIAMGLNVVVGYAGLLDLGYIAFVAVGAYTSGILSTQFGFTMLETVPFVILACILAGLIIGGPTLRLRSDYLAIVTLGFGEIIRITATNLEVTGGASGIHGIPTWEFFGWSFADGVELGGIFFSAKVLFYYFVVFIALGVATVGAARLAGGKLGRAWKSVRDDEDASEAMGINGYKAKLSAYVIGAVWGGVAGSLLATHLSAISPPSFEFLYSALVLMAVVLGGMGSTPGVIIGALFVSLAPEFLRDFAEWRYLIFGVLLVVVMIFRPAGLWPANYVLPFLKKRVAPPVPTTNIPWAAASKADIAAAEEELDAAAPGPPAAPLAGQGPVSQQDATEQGSRQ
- a CDS encoding dihydrodipicolinate synthase family protein, which encodes MSEKKFDLGGVVVATTLAFKEDASAPAGLAVDYDKFAAHCDFLIENGCRGVGPNGSLGEYSSLTDEERRRVIQVAVETVAGRGLVVAGVHGVGWHQAVQWAEYAKEDGADGVLLLPPTIYRANRAEVIEHYAKVNEVGLPIMLYNNPIDTKVDLTPDLVAELAQLENVVAIKEFTTDIRRVLEIQELCDIDVIAGADDLLFESLVVGATGWFAGYPNAFPKEAVEIYTLVKEGRIEEARELYKALVAVFRWDSKTEFVQAIKLSIDIAGQSYGGRTRPPRGPLSTETESRVRADTEKALAYIAGR
- a CDS encoding ABC transporter ATP-binding protein, with the protein product MSVLVLDQVELFYHRVQALRGLSIEVHEGEIVALLGNNGAGKTSTLSMISGLVRPRSGTVRWGDADLTAMNPWDIVGAGLLHIPEGRRIFSTMTVHENLLIGGYLVADQKLVLDRIEQAYALMPRLAERRAQQGGTLSGGEQQMLALGRALVGGPKLLLLDEPSMGLAPLVVKQVMEIIAAVKAQGTTVLLVEQNARAALRIADRAYVLESGAVTMSGPAAELAADPRVIEAYLGA
- a CDS encoding proline racemase family protein, yielding MRSTRLINAVDSHTEGMPTRVVTGGVGVIPGETMNEKRLYFMEHLDDIRLFLMNEPRGHAAMSGAILQPPTREDCDWGVVYIEVSGCLPMCGHGTIGVATVLVETGMVEVIEPVTTIRLDTPAGLVIARVAVSDGHADSVTIENVPSYVDVLDASIEVPGLGTVPYSMAFGGNFYAMVELDAVGLPFDRAHQQAIIEAGLAIMDAINTTAPPRHPSIQGVDHCHHVEFIAPGSDAAHSRHAMAIHPGWFDRSPCGTGTSARMAELWARGELALDTDFVNESFIGSRFIGRLIAETDVDGRPAVIPTITGRAWVTGIGQYMLDPADPFPTGFTF
- a CDS encoding aldehyde dehydrogenase (NADP(+)), which gives rise to MSTTATQDLDAIAAAAAAAAEPFAATNPRERAAAIVAVAAALEGAADELVAIAERETGLSEARLRGELTRSCVQLRLFADTVVDGGYLDVRIDEADPGFVLGPRPDVRRYLIPLGPVLNFAASNFPFAFSVAGGDSAAALAAGCPVIVKGHSGHPELSARTAQIVAAALADAGMPHGVFQLVTGQQEGVAMLKDPRVKAGSFTGSIPAGRMLADIAAERPAPIPFFGELGSVNPVFVTRAALEERGDAIATGLVTSVAGSAGQLCTKPGFVFVPAGHGLDPAIADAAAAVPEHRMLNQRIAAGFADRRAAILAAPGVRVVAAGSVRLDQDGHGWVTPSIVAVSLADLIAGRAELLDECFGPLSILVEYDEDADLAAIVPTLFEGNLTATVHAGDSEDAPALRALVRVLTGHAGRVLFGGWPTGVAVTPAMQHGGPWPATTNDSSTSVGTAAIGRFLRPVAYQGAAEHLLPAPLRSANPWNVPQRFAPAGESASWGSASR
- a CDS encoding branched-chain amino acid ABC transporter permease — its product is MIDFFSDQLFQLVWNGLFVGSFYALVALGYSMVYGIIKLLNFAHGDIYMLGSFIAFVVLGGAVGLLGTASLPILLLVLLITMILTGGIGVLIERVAYKPLRSSPRLAVLITAVGVSFTIEYGVRLIFGAEPKVFPFRMGGETFSVLGGRISLPQVVLMLIAGGLMWILQAYIMRSREGRAMRAIALDPRASLLMGVNVDRVISRTFFIGSALAGAAGVMAGAYYGSIDFLMGFTIGLKAFTAAVIGGIGNLYGAMLGGLVLGLLESFGTFVLGGEWRDVFTFACLILFLSIRPTGILGARVVERM
- a CDS encoding branched-chain amino acid ABC transporter substrate-binding protein translates to MTMHGQPRAARALVPLALAATAALILSGCAGGLGGQDTGGGDSADGPIKLGMLAPFSGSESAFGVYMENGGQLAVDEINAAGGIDGRELELITEDDACDATASVAAANKLVTQGIVASVGGYCSGATLPTLPIFNDAGIPMVIPAANSNKLVDAGLDTVFLINGTGTQQAAATLKYALKSGATKVAVLNDNTDYSKDLATSFVNQATEDGTLEIVLDQSVTPGEKDYSANVNNVMNANPDFVVWTGYYQEGALITRQLIDAGYTGPILVGDGSVDKKFAEIAGPGYTDTVVGTFTQTPDMLEGAGDWIASYTEAFGADPGPYSTQSYDAVRVMAEAISNAGSTETDAVVAALRELDGFPIFSGPLTFTEEGTLSEGGFAIVQIGPDGTFVLKDDLQS